The region TCTGCCCGGCGTCGGCGATGGCGCCAAAAGCGGAGATCATGCCCATGACCGTGCCCAGGAACCCGAGCAGCGGCGCGACACTCGAGATGGTGGCCAGCAGGCCCAGCCCGCGCTCGAGGAACCCCAGCTCGATGCTGCCCGTGGTCTGCACCGCCTTTTCCAGGTCCCGCCCCCTGGTGCGGCGGTCGTGCAGCCGGCGCAGTCCTTCGGCGAGGATGGCGGCCACCGGCCCCGGCGTCGTCTGCGCCAGCTCGAGGGCATCACCCAGGCGCCCCTGCCGGCCGAGCGCCTCGACCCGCCCGAGCAGGCCGCGGGACTGCCGCTCCGCGGCCCAGAGCGCATATCCCTTGGCCAGGATGACGGCCAGGGCGAGCAGGGAGGCGGCCAGCAGCGGGTACATCATGATGCCGCCATCCTGGAACAGCTGGAGGAGCGCGTACTCG is a window of Gemmatimonadota bacterium DNA encoding:
- a CDS encoding MotA/TolQ/ExbB proton channel family protein; protein product: MSGGEYALLQLFQDGGIMMYPLLAASLLALAVILAKGYALWAAERQSRGLLGRVEALGRQGRLGDALELAQTTPGPVAAILAEGLRRLHDRRTRGRDLEKAVQTTGSIELGFLERGLGLLATISSVAPLLGFLGTVMGMISAFGAIADAGQIEASLVAGGIKVALITTAAGLTIAVPVNIAYNFFVTRIDKLIVRMEESAASVLTLLWDLEKTATGAAGPRPAAD